In Cydia splendana chromosome 18, ilCydSple1.2, whole genome shotgun sequence, the genomic window cccctatttattaacttttttttatttttagatttttttcctacgcttacacacaataaccgacctggattccaaatttcatccttctaggtcatttggaagtaggttaggtttaggtacttatatgtcagtcacaataaaaaatgtttttttttttgtatggggaccccccctattttttaactttttttatttttcgattttttcctacgcttacacacaataaccgagctggattccaaatttcatccttctaggtcatctggaagtaggttaggtttaggtacttatatgtcagtcacaataaaaaatggtttttttgtatggggaccccccctattttttaacttttttttatttttagattttttcctacgcttacacacaataaccgagctggattccaaatttcatctttctaggtcatctggaagtaggttaggtttaggtactataagtcagtcagtcagtcccaaaatttacgactttttgaccttcatatctttataaccgtttgagctagcttcatgaaatttaggcttctagatgtccttatggatataattaaacacacgtagttttatgtgtttacgttaaatatgttttgagttatagaagggtcaaaagtggcaccaagtggttcgtgtaaagatacactcggcgctggctagccagttcctttgcttgaacttggcttgacacgctgccgcgtgtctagataatATTTAATTGGTTGTTCTTTGGTGAGGAAAAACTTTGTTATGATTTATGTTATGAAACCATTATAAAAACCAATAAAGTGCTGTAGGTAGTTAAAAACAGTGTAATTGTACCTGTTCAATTATGCCATTTGTATCTTTAGAATAGTTGTTGCGTTCACTGTGGCAACACTTTGTCACAGTTAAaattcaaacattaaaaaaaaataaactgttgcTCTGTCATACAGTTGACAGAGCCAGTGTGTCAAAAACCTACCACCAGTTCACATCTACTCTCGTTGCTCTCGCTTATTTTCGCACTTTATTCAAAGCACTACTACCATTTAGGACATTAATTCATTAGTATCAGTGTTGTGTACCGGAGGAAGCCGAACTCATCCGTGGAAGGGAAAATCAGAGGTCTAAGTTGGGCGACTGCAGGTAACGATTTTACGCTTCCTCTAGCTTGCGACAGAAAGCCAGAATCACCACCAGCGGTCTTCAACGGTGACCAACGATTTGGCTCCCACAGTCTCCGGATCAAAGGTAACTTCGTCTACACATATACACACTTTAGTTTTAACTTTCATATTATTTATCTCGACTTATCCCAACTTTCTTGCTCCATCGGCCCTAAATTTCACCTTACTTTAATTcataataattcataattcgtTTATTGTCTGTAGAACATGGGTATATACAATGATGGAACATGATTTAATATGGAATCACCATGGTCTTGCCAAAAGGCGTACAAACAGTCACACTTATAACTACTTAAAACATAAGTCATGCAAATGcaaattacaatattatttacaaatttatgaatttatgacTTTCGCCCCTTTTTTCGTTAAATACAGTCCACCTTCGCTATCGAACAGTACCAATTTTTGGGATCACATTGTCCAAAGCAAACCCTGGGCCTCCTAGGGGCCACTTGCACCAGTTGCACCATCCCAATCAGGGACCCATCCACCTCTTCCCAGAAAAAAACCTTTAAATGGCTTAGTCGTTTATCGATTAGCCCCAACGATTGGTTTTCCCTTTGAATTGCTTACACGTTTATTTCACTTATCTCTAGGAAGGGGTTTCCCTTTCATAGATATCGCTAAAATTAAAGGGCTTTCTTTCTTCCTACCTTCCTAACTCTAAAAATTGGATCTGAAATGACATCTGTGCTATCAACCAATCAACGCGCTAGACACCCTGTTCTGCACTTTAAACATAAATAGGCAATATTTGATTCTATTTTAATGAAGAGCAAGTTGATAACATATGGCATAAAGCGGTATAATTTATAATCAATACCCCTTCAAGAGGTTAGCGCTTAAGGAACAGGTATCAACCTTAGCATTATGAACCGCTTAAAaagccaaattaaggttttagTCAGCAACGTCTTTGGTAAGCAAAGCCTTATTGTGTTAGCGGTACACCCCGAATTTCAGTAAAatgctgcaaatggtgttaaaagTATGAAAATCGGTACGATTGACCTTTAGgacatttgaatcaatttgacccgaagcaccaaaaaattaaatgaaaaaggAATGGAGTTATGATGTCATTTttttatgggataaaaaaaattgttcagaattttcagaaacctatcgtgtgtgttATTGAAATGAAAGTGCTTTTGAGCcgattataaaaatatatcacatcatTACACAGCCCAGCCCAAACTTGgtaggtatgttttgaaaattatatttattctacctaatttaaaaaaatactgaaatGTAATGATGTCATATATcacatcaaaaatatatttttataatcgGCTTAAAAAGCCCTTTCATTGAATACCACatacgataggtttctgaacaatttttttttatcccatacACAAGAAATATGGCGTCATAAATgctcttatttttatttttattttggtgctacgggtaaAAGTGGTTTAATTaaatggcctaaagatcaaTCGTACTGATTCTCATACTTTTAACACAATCTGCAGCGTTTTTTGTCGAACCGCTATCACTATTACAATTACGCCTTCCAAAACTCTTGAAAGGAATACCGGGCCAATCCCTGGGTTaagccgttaacccagtgtcaaattgtactggcaaCCATGGTAAattcaggtttaaccggttatcccGGGTTAGTACAATGGTGCAATTGGCGCTTAAGGATGCAAGTCATGCAACTACTATGAAAGTGCTGAAGGGAAATCATATGCCAGATAAAACTTACAGTTTGATTGTCCCAATTGATCTATTTGATCCGTCATTTTGGTGGTAAAGTGGAACAACAGCAGGATGATTGGGATTGGGTATCATACTgccctattgaacaatcatagTATCTGGTAGATAAGTAAAAACATCTTGTTATTGTGCAGGTGGACGTGCGTTAGTGCGGGTCCCGGCTTGTCACCAGGTCCGCACGCGCGCCGCGCTCCTGCTCGCGGCTCCAACGCTCCGCGTCGCCCGCCAGGCCGCCTCGCTGCAGGCCTTGATATAACACACATCACACTACAGGTACACCTGTGTTGTTGTAGCGTTAGTGCGGGTCCCGGCTTGTCACCAGGTCGCCGCGCTCCTGCTCGCGGCTCCAATGCTCCGCGTCGCCCGCCAGGCCGCCTCGCTGCAGACCTTGATCGGGCTTGATATAACACACATCACACTttggggtcgtccagaaatcatgtgaccgttagggggggggggggggggatgagatgatatcacgtgtaattttattttcaaagcGAGAAAGACAAAAACAACAATATTACTCAAAAATTTAGTTATATCAAACAATCCGCTCTATTTTATATGCGTTATACCTATGCGTATTTACCCAATAAAAAACATCATAATTATCACGTGATCATGTggcagggggaggggggtacaaaaataggccaaatatgatcacatgattttTGGACGACCCCTTTGTATCTGTCTCTACATAATTTTAGACAAACCTCACGTAAATTTTCTTGTTACATATTCTTATTATTCGGTGGACCGTTTTTTGTTCTATTACACAACACACCTACACAACTATCGATATCGACAAAAAAATGGTACTAACTCTACCAAGATTGCGACAGTTCCGACAGGCCGCGGTTCATAAGTTGTTCGAAGGACCAAATGTTAAATCCGGAAGGGATTCAACTAACTTTATCTATGGGAGAGCTGTAACCCTATTATGCCTAACTCCTACTGCCCTAGTCAACCCTAAACAACCCTAATTCCCTAGCCCTACCATAGATTCagtttacatataaataaatataataaatagggATGTCTGCACCTTTGCGACCTACGGGTACAGACGGAAGGTTGGAAGGATATGGGTAAATGGGTTTATGGATAGTCACTGCTAGTTACACCGACTCATGCAACTAATTGAGGCGTGAAGGTGTCTTATGCCACAGTGACGGAGTAACCTGGTTGATGAAGTAAACACGGTGTCCATATGAGAAAAGAGTGtttatttacaataattattCTATTTATACACAAATTCTGCATATGAGTGATTCTATACAATGAAAGTTGTACGTTAGTGTGCCTTTCTGTAGTCGGCGGTTTTGTTGTCCCAATTTGCTCTGCTGCTGATGTAGTCGTATGTTCAATGCACGTGAACATTTGTCTTGCCGCGAAAATTCCGGGCTCTGGCTCATCTGTATAAACTGTgtttcacaaataaaatattacttacttaTGGCACATTTGTGTTGTAGGTCCATCATGTCGATATCCCGCATCGAGAGCGGCCCCGGCGGCAAGGACGTGCTGCTGATCGCGTCGCCGGCGGCGCTGGCCGAGCCCTCCCGCGTGTCCCTGCCCGAGCCCGAGCCGGCCGCCGGCCTCATCCTGCCCGACGGCTCCATCAACTGGGGCTGCCCCTGCCTCGGCGGCATGGCCACTGGGCCCTGCGCGCAGCCCTTCCGGGACGCCTTCTCCTGCTTCCACTACAGGTGATTGCAGTGCGGCATGGCCaccaaaaatgtttttgttttcacTAGAGACTTATTATTGTGCATACTTATTAATTGTTTATAAATAGTCGTGTTTATGTTGCAGCGAGGCGGAGCCGAAGGGCAGCGACTGCTACGAGAAGTTCAGCGAGATGCAGGCGTGCATGGCCAACTACCCCGAGCTGTACGGCCGCGACGAGGACGACGAGGAGCCGGCCCTGCCCGGCACCGgacccgcacccggcgcaccggACGAGCGGCCGCCCGACGCCGACAACCAACTCGCCGAGCCCTAGCGGCCGAGACACAACACTACAATGCTTCTAAATATACCTACGTCCAAACAGTTGGCTGATCATTCGTAAACATTGTGACGTGCTAAAGTTTGTCAATGGCCAGTTGCCCAGAGTCCATCTAAGCCAATCCCACCGACTTGGTAGCGACAAACTATGACAGTGCCATATATAGTTtgtaggtttctaatagagcccgacggctaatcctattgtctattgttaagtaaaaccgctcgtgccacgtgccacaaccatcTGCATAAAAAATACGCACTTTGGTTACTAAGTgctggcgagtcgaacgctacagaaccagtctaaaatgtgtcatcgagatgcgtaacaaaggcgcgttatcggagagcgcacctacactggttttttgagcgttggactagcccgtgctcaggtgccaaatagaataattaagactcttttttgcaggtaagtacacggtaagtagcacgtgcggttttacttaataatagacaataggataagccgtcgggctctattagaaacctacaAACAATACCTAGACGtcagtttttcataggaattaGGCTCTTAATGTTGGCGCCCTGTACTTTGTCGCTTGCCAAGTCGCTGCAGACTTAGCGTTAGCGTAGTCTAAGACACCCTGTACTAGATATTGTTTTCAGTGCGCAACGAttttgctttttagggttccgtacccaaagggtaaaaacggaatcCTATTACTACACTGTCCGactatccgtccgtccgtctgtcagtaacagttgaaattttcacagattatgtatttttgttgccgctataacaacaaatactataattaaaataaaatatatatttaagtggggctcccataaaacaaacgtgatttttttggcagttttttgggtaatggtacggaacccttcgtgcgcgtgtccgactcgcacttggccagtttttaattattacatatgGGCTAGCTTCAACTtcgttataggtacctacctatctctctttggtcggtccctcatgtctgaggatcgtggtcagtaTCAGGGTTGCATCTGGAGCGGATGATCTGTCTCCACCGGTTTCTGTGTCGGCAACGCGTCTCTCACGACCGTGTAGAAAGCAGAGGATGACGAGTCTTTACCTTGATCGGTCCATCTTATTGGTGAACGACCGCGTGATCTTCTGCCTTCGGTGTGTCCAATCAACTCAAATCCTACCAACCTATAGTGATCATTATTTGCTCTGTTTTGACGTGCGATTAAGAGTATTCTAAAtattagaaataaacataatccTCCAGTGAAAAGTTAGCAATGTATTGTTATATACGAGTATAACATAACTGAGATgtttgggttattcccactagttaccaccaactcggcttggtggtaactactgggattttttattcccagtagttaccactggtaaaaggtgggaatttttattcccagtagttaccaccaaaatattgttagaattcgatactaataaaaatagtataaatagtatagtataaatgtagcgtgctgtaataaataattatgtgtcaattagtgattcagtaaactgctttaaaagtgatcaaaaatattaaaacagctTTGCCGGTATCGGTATAAGTgtcaaaactaaaatagaagagtctcattctagttaagtagaaattaacttattatccggactaaatttatcttattaactgtaaattgaattacatatttacaacgtgtcccaaaattcaacgataagctggcaccagaagaagGTTCTGATCATGACTACTCAagggaaaaaaagaaaaaaaatatatctcaatttattatggtattacaaaaaaaaaatgaaaatcgacAACCCAAtggtatttttaacgaccatgtctacaattttttttaatatttctgtttttatttttgtatcggCAACCTAATTAGCCCTGCTATCCACCACAATCCTTAAAAATACCAGAATACATGtagtttttacacaaaaattaaTCAAAGTTAGTTTATCCTTAAAATTTTAACTTACAGTCCACTTTCACTCATCGTGGTGTACAAAAAAAGTACTGACACTACTACGGCAAGTATTTTAGAAAGTTGACGCAATTAACCAAGATTCCAAAATGGTATAATACTCTAGGAAAACtaggcataaaataaaataaatctaaacaAGAACCAACATTTTTAAATGTTGAAGTAATCACTTTTAAAAGGGGTTTTTGTAACAAAaagcagcgcgccacgtacgtcgggctacgctcgaCGCTTTAAGCATGAGGGCGCCGATGGGGCCGGGTTTTGGAAcacgtacaacgcgccacgtacgtcgggctacgcccgacgcttagAGTATGAaagcgccgaaggcgcccggctttggtaagcgtacagcgtgtcacgtacgtgggGCTACGCCCgtctcttttagtatgagaaagtcgaaggcgcctggctttggaccgcgtgcagcgcgccatgTACGTCGGGTtacctacgcccgactcttttagtatgagagcgccgaaggcgcccggttttggaacgcgtacagcgcgccacttttgtttttttttttttgtgaaaatccGCACCTGATTTGACAAAACAAATCCCAATATCAATTTAAGATTAACTTATGGACGGGCATATTAAATGCAAAAGTAATTGAGTCCTTTGAGTTACAAGGAAACTTGAATGGCGATATACTctaagcgtcgggcgtagcccgacgtacgtggcgcgctgcttTTTGTTACAAAAACCCCTTTTAAAAGTGATTACTTCAACATTTAAAAATGTCGgttcttgtttattttttttttattttattttgtgactAGTTTTTCTAGAGTATTATATTTTGGAATCTTGGTTAATTGCGTCAACTTTCTAAAATACTTGCCATAGTAGTGTCAGTACTTTTTTTGTACACCACGATGAGTGAAAGTGGACTGAAAGTTAAAATTTTAAGGATAAACTAACTTTGATTAATTGTTGTGTAAAAACTACATGTATTCTGGTATTTTTAAGGATTGTGGTGGATAGCAGGGCTACTTAGGTTGccgatacaaaaataaaaacagaaatattaaaaaaattgtagacatggtcgttaaaaataccattaggggtgtcgattttcatttttttgtaattccataataaattgagatatttttttttcttttttttcctcgagtagtcatgatcaggtccatcttctggtgccagcttatcgttgaattttgggacacgttgtatacaaacgaacaaacaaatcagtcaaaaaccgacagaactgatttcgttttattatttaccgctacttcatttcgttctattataacacgacgcagagctggaatatgtaggtattcataatttgtactcAAGCTAAATAACtaaagggcatggttgttattaaaaccgcttagggcgcgcttcggatgggctgactgctcggactaaccagcataggctcgcattccaattacgctcgggcagtacatcgctcggtcatgttacgctggttggctcgattgcttaaacacccacgctagcgggatggtaataacactctaccagaggggcatcaggtACTATTTGTACAGTTCTTTTTTTGTACTTAGCTATTAttattttggaaaatatgttttttagttagtttttacacttatatcgttaaaactgttttaatatttttgatcacttttcaagcagtttactgaatcactaactgacacaattatttattacagcacgctacatttatacctactacactgtttttattagtatttatactgtttttattagtattgaattctaacaatattttggtggtaactactgggaaaaaaaattcccaccttttaccagtggtaactactgggaataaaaattcccagtagttaccaccaagccgagttggtggtaactagtggaattttttccccagtagttaccagtggtaaaaggtgggaaaaaaattcccagtagttaccactggtaagaacttggtggtaactagtgggaattatCCAGATGTTTCAAAGTTGCATGTGGAATGACCAGATACCACCTGACGCTATATAATGTAGTtgtataaataaaaaccggccaagtgcgagtcggactcgcattccaagggttccgtgcattaagtccgactcacgcttgactgcacctTCCTtttaggttttcctgtcatctataggtacttaaagaattattttgtgtattttttcatggTTATTTTGACgcgataacgtcttataaatcgatgaacaccggtagcttGCACGAAAaggtgtcacgttgtggacatatctccatggtaacgttgtggacggatctccatggtaacgttacggcctacggttttcttatgacgttatcacgcaaaattgtcgtccgtaaaccgactttacagacaaccatatttctttggctattttcttaaataacttctaacctatatatattttaaaatatttgaaaattctcaaaatgagctctttcatttgacatataaatataacacgatatagtttgaaaaactttatttttttattgtctcatttaccccccaaaagtggcccccatatttaaaattcatttatttacgtgacatgtccgtctttgggtcactaatttacatatgtgtaccaaatttcaacttaattggtccagtagttacagagaaaataggctgtgacagacggacagatagacatacagacagaatcacgagtgatcctataaggcagcggtcggcaacctgcggcccgcgggccgcatgcggctcgcgaaactgtcacttgcggcccgagaggcgccttggctattttgtatgtaatagtgacaaacgaaaatgtctcataaagtcataaatattaacaaagtacggcctgCGTaccctccgttaactactattggcccttggctgctaaaaggttgccgaccgctgctataagggttccgttttttttgaggtacggaaccctaaaaacttagCTAAAGCCCCTTTTGCATGTGTGAGTAATGCCAGACGTTCCATATTTGAAATTTGTAATGTGACGTAAGGTttgattcattatttactgaaatgTTATGAACTAACCCCGTTATCAAGCAATACTCAAAAAGTTTGTCGATAtcataaaaattggtatgctggtaaagtacatgaagctgaacaacttccactacatttcccaaaatgtcccagaaagtttctaagaaacattccttttttgttaccaaatgtgtaaggaaatctggcatatctcgaatatctgtacgaatagcattataattacttcggacaaaagttttaacataaaatttcctacaaatgtatgtttatttttactctgcgatcaatactttaggagctacaggctgttaaagttaaataagagataaaaaatagacggtttaagaaaacgtcgttttttcgtcgtaattgttcatcataaatacaaaaattagtttagaatAAGCTAGCTAAGCAACCCgctgatataatataaaaaaagcaacggcttgcactccgggagtgccggcagaagtgaaaactcaacgacattataactcaatattaataacagcgccctatagtgcaaaatgtctgcagcactatgtataattgtggtttacgccatctagcgttatatcgtcgcattactagaaacccctaagcacatcactatgagtactacagttatattaataccagtttgagggaaactcactagatggcatttaaatcaaaaaacaatgacattgtccgtcacacatgacgtcacgcaagcgccctacgccgcctaaacgaaacaggccgcgtagccaagatgccgatcgcttacgctccgtagcgatcgaaacgcaactgtcactgtcgcactaatatggaagagtgatagagagacataatgcttttcgttgtcgaagcgatagcgattgtaaccttggctaggccggctgcaggctcaggcatacatttttgccgcgcggtagaaagagatgAGGGTTACGGGGCCCGACATGctattggccggttttttttatatattatcaGCAGGTGTAATATGTTATGGAGgtgtaatatatttttatactgTAAATTTTATTGTTATATTAATGTTAATTAAGATAGTTATATAGAATgacattcaaacacaatgtaAATTGTtagtgaataaaaataaatgaaatggtCGC contains:
- the LOC134799267 gene encoding mitochondrial intermembrane space import and assembly protein 40; its protein translation is MSISRIESGPGGKDVLLIASPAALAEPSRVSLPEPEPAAGLILPDGSINWGCPCLGGMATGPCAQPFRDAFSCFHYSEAEPKGSDCYEKFSEMQACMANYPELYGRDEDDEEPALPGTGPAPGAPDERPPDADNQLAEP